One window from the genome of Mucilaginibacter ginsenosidivorans encodes:
- a CDS encoding GIY-YIG nuclease family protein, giving the protein MYITTNPEKKVLYVGMTNNLRVRILQHTENKGKPDSFAGKYYCYNLVYYEHFTHVDHAIAREKQVKKWRREKKVALIKSENPTWRFLNNEI; this is encoded by the coding sequence ATGTATATCACGACCAATCCCGAGAAAAAAGTTTTATATGTAGGGATGACTAATAATTTGCGTGTGAGAATACTCCAACATACCGAAAACAAGGGAAAGCCTGATTCATTTGCTGGAAAGTATTATTGTTATAACCTGGTCTATTACGAACATTTTACACATGTTGACCATGCAATAGCAAGGGAAAAACAGGTTAAAAAATGGCGACGAGAAAAGAAGGTGGCTTTGATCAAATCCGAAAATCCTACATGGCGTTTTTTGAATAATGAAATATAA
- a CDS encoding class I SAM-dependent methyltransferase: MIQLLTPTHWKDYELIDCGDFEKLERFGNVILIRPEPQAVWGKVLPQSEWQKLHHIKFKGRSATSGEWVKKNPSTPDRWHIEYKNPEIAIKFRLALTSFKHVGIFPEQAVNWDYSSQIIKKFKTPQPKVLNLFAYTGGASLAAQAAGADTTHVDSIKQVVSWGNENQELSSLSNIRWVVEDALKFVKREVKRGKKYNGIILDPPAYGHGPNGEKWKLEDHINEMMQDVVQLLDPDEHFLILNAYSLGFSSVIIENLIKGAYPRVQNLETGELYLQATSGVKLPLGVFGKFCKM, encoded by the coding sequence ATGATCCAACTCCTCACCCCCACTCACTGGAAAGATTACGAGCTGATTGATTGCGGCGATTTTGAAAAGCTGGAACGATTTGGCAATGTCATACTGATTCGCCCCGAACCGCAGGCCGTGTGGGGTAAAGTGCTGCCGCAGTCGGAGTGGCAAAAGCTGCATCATATTAAATTCAAAGGCCGCTCTGCAACATCGGGCGAATGGGTAAAAAAGAATCCCTCGACACCCGACCGCTGGCACATCGAATATAAAAACCCGGAGATCGCTATCAAATTCAGGCTGGCGCTTACCTCGTTCAAGCATGTGGGCATTTTCCCCGAGCAGGCGGTTAACTGGGACTACTCATCGCAGATCATCAAAAAATTTAAAACACCGCAGCCAAAGGTGCTTAACCTGTTTGCTTATACCGGCGGGGCGTCATTAGCTGCGCAGGCCGCCGGTGCCGATACAACCCATGTCGATTCCATCAAACAGGTAGTTAGCTGGGGCAATGAGAACCAGGAGCTTTCGAGCCTCAGCAATATCCGCTGGGTGGTTGAAGACGCACTGAAATTTGTAAAACGCGAGGTAAAACGCGGTAAAAAATACAACGGCATCATCCTCGATCCGCCGGCTTATGGTCATGGCCCCAACGGCGAAAAATGGAAGCTTGAAGATCATATTAACGAGATGATGCAGGACGTGGTACAACTGCTCGACCCGGATGAGCATTTTTTGATACTGAACGCTTATTCGCTGGGCTTTTCATCGGTCATCATCGAAAACCTTATAAAGGGCGCCTACCCCCGGGTGCAGAACCTGGAAACAGGAGAGCTTTATTTGCAGGCAACCTCGGGTGTGAAATTACCATTGGGAGTGTTTGGGAAGTTTTGTAAGATGTAG
- a CDS encoding ABC transporter ATP-binding protein, protein MIEAKDIHKKFGDNEVLRGINSQFKAGKKNLIIGGSGSGKTTLLKCIVGLHEPTSGEVFYDGQNFTEMHFRERVPIRKEIGMLFQNSALFDSMSVEQNIMFPLNLFTDMSKSEKLDRANFCLERVNLEGKGKLFPSELSGGMKKRVGIARAISMQPKYLFVDEPNSGLDPLTSILIDELISELTEEYNTTTVVVTHDMNSVMGIGDHIIFLYNGEKWWEGTNKEIAHTNNKELNNFVFASPFMKAAREKL, encoded by the coding sequence CGGGATAAACTCGCAGTTTAAAGCCGGCAAAAAAAATCTCATTATCGGCGGATCGGGGTCGGGGAAAACAACTTTGCTCAAATGCATCGTGGGTCTGCACGAACCTACCAGCGGTGAGGTTTTTTACGACGGGCAGAACTTTACCGAAATGCACTTTCGCGAACGCGTACCCATACGCAAGGAGATAGGCATGCTTTTTCAAAACTCGGCCCTGTTCGATTCGATGAGCGTCGAACAAAATATTATGTTCCCGCTCAATCTTTTTACTGATATGAGCAAAAGCGAAAAGCTTGACCGTGCCAATTTTTGCCTGGAAAGGGTGAACCTGGAAGGAAAGGGTAAGCTTTTCCCATCCGAACTATCAGGCGGTATGAAGAAGCGTGTGGGCATAGCGCGCGCCATATCCATGCAGCCAAAATACTTGTTCGTGGATGAACCTAATTCGGGCCTCGACCCGCTGACATCTATCCTTATCGACGAACTGATAAGCGAGCTAACCGAGGAATATAATACCACTACCGTGGTGGTAACGCATGATATGAATTCGGTAATGGGTATAGGCGACCATATCATCTTTTTATATAACGGCGAAAAATGGTGGGAAGGCACCAACAAGGAAATTGCCCACACCAACAATAAAGAGCTCAATAACTTCGTTTTCGCCAGCCCTTTTATGAAAGCAGCGCGGGAAAAGCTGTGA